A genomic segment from Malus domestica chromosome 05, GDT2T_hap1 encodes:
- the LOC103436482 gene encoding methylcrotonoyl-CoA carboxylase beta chain, mitochondrial, translated as MLGILMRRSVASASRKSLAALQIAQTIRNYSLGVLPDGVDWNSEAFSRNSKAMDGLISDLQSHIHKVLGGGGTVAVKRNRSRNKLLPRERIDRLLDPGASFLELSQLAGHELYEESLPSAGIITGIGPVHGRLCMFVANDPTVKGGTYYPITVKKHLRAQEIAAHCKLPCIYLVDSGGAFLPKQAEVFPDRENFGRIFYNQSIMSADGIPQIALVLGSCTAGGAYIPAMADESVMVKGNGTIFLAGPPLVKAATGEEVSAEDLGGASVHCKTSGVSDYFAQDELHGLALGRNIIKNLHMAGRSLKSGLQNINSEYKEPLYDVKELRFIAPTEHKQQFDIRSVIARIVDGSEFDEFKKLYGTTLVTGFGRIFGQPVGIIGNNGILFNESALKGAHFIQLCTQRNIPLVFLQNITGFMVGSRSEANGIAKSGAKMVMAVSCAKVPKVTIIIGGSFGAGNYAMCGRAYSPDFMYLWPNAKISVMGGAQAAGVLAQIERGNKKKKGIEWDEEEEEKFKAKVVEAYEREGNSYYSTARLWDDGIIDPADTRKVIGLSISASMNRDPGETKYGVFRM; from the exons ATGCTCGGCATATTGATGAGAAGATCAGTAGCTTCGGCTTCACGGAAATCACTCGCCGCACTGCAAATCGCACAAACGATTAGGAATTACAGCCTCGGAGTCCTTCCCGATGGCGTCGATTGGAACTCCGAGGCCTTCTCTCGCAACTCCAAGGCCATGGACGGCCTGATCTCCGACCTCCAATCCCACATCCATAAG GTTCTTGGTGGAGGAGGAACTGTAGCTGTGAAGAGAAACAGGAGCAGAAACAAGCTCCTCCCAAGAGAACGCATTGATCGACTGCTTGACCCCGGCGCTTCTTTTCTCGAGCTTTCTCAG cTTGCAGGACATGAATTGTATGAAGAATCCTTACCATCTGCTGGGATCATTACTGGAATAGGTCCTGTCCATGGACGGCTTTGTATGTTTGTAGCTAATGATCCTACTGTGAAGGGTGGGACTTATTACCCCATCACAGTTAAGAAACACCTCAGGGCACAAGAGATTGCCGCTCACTGCAAATTGCCGTGTATATACCTTGTCGATAGTGGGGGTGCTTTCCTCCCCAAGCAGGCAGAGGTCTTTCCTGACAGGGAGAATTTTGGTAGGATTTTCTACAATCAAAGTATAATGTCTGCTGACGGCATTCCTCAAATTGCGCTGGTATTAGGCTCCTGCACTGCTGGCGGTGCATATATTCCTGCGATGGCGGATGAAAGTGTGATGGTCAAAGGAAATGGTACCATATTTCTAGCAGGACCCCCACTTGTGAAG GCTGCTACTGGAGAAGAAGTATCTGCAGAGGATTTGGGGGGTGCTAGTGTGCATTGCAAGACATCAGGAGTTTCAGACTACTTTGCTCAAG ATGAACTCCATGGACTTGCTCTTGGgagaaatattattaagaacttGCACATGGCTGGGAGAAGCTTGAAAAGCGGGTTGCAAAACATAAACTCTGAATATAAGGAACCATTATATGATGTGAAGGAGCTTCGATTCATCGCGCCCACAGAGCATAAGCAACAGTTCGATATCCGATCAGTTATTGCTCGCATTGTTGATGGAAGTGAATTTGATGAATTCAAGAAATTGTATGGCACT ACTCTTGTAACAGGTTTTGGTAGAATCTTTGGGCAGCCTGTGGGAATTATTGGAAACAACGGAATACTATTTAATGAGTCTGCTCTAAAAGGGGCacatttcattcaattatgTACTCAACGAAACATTCCTTTGGTCTTCCTTCAGAATATCACTGGATTTATG GTTGGTTCGAGATCTGAGGCAAATGGTATAGCAAAATCTGGAGCAAAAATGGTGATGGCAGTTTCTTGTGCCAAG GTTCCAAAGGTAACTATCATCATTGGTGGAAGCTTTGGTGCCGGCAATTATGCAATGTGCGGTCGTGCTTATAGTCCTGATTTCATGTACCTTTGGCCGAATGCCAAAATATCCGTGATGGGTGGTGCTCAG GCTGCTGGTGTCCTTGCTCAAATCGAAAGGggcaacaagaagaagaaaggaattgAG TGGgacgaggaagaagaggagaaatTCAAGGCAAAGGTAGTGGAGGCATATGAGAGAGAAGGGAACTCTTACTACTCCACAGCAAGGCTCTGGGATGATGGAATTATCGATCCAGCCGACACAAGAAAAGTCATCGGTCTCTCCATCTCCGCTTCCATGAACCGTGACCCCGGAGAAACCAAGTACGGTGTATTCAGAATGTAA
- the LOC103436479 gene encoding thioredoxin M3, chloroplastic, whose amino-acid sequence MAASTFHCSTPLRSPAIQNPMLSPLLSHSPPNLSFPFRLQQPERGLIVGLPNVPPRSLKILSVRESKAPAVTGDSWDKSVINSETPVLVEFYASWCGPCRMVHQVIDEIAAEYAGELKCYVLNTDVDLQVVEDYEIKAVPVVLLFKNGKKCDSVVGTMPKEFYVAAIERVLKS is encoded by the exons ATGGCCGCTTCCACGTTCCACTGCTCGACTCCATTACGCTCCCCCGCCATCCAAAACCCAATGCTCTCGCCTCTCCTCTCCCACTCTCCGCCAAATCTCTCATTCCCTTTCCGATTGCAGCAGCCCGAACGGGGGCTCATCGTCGGCCTTCCAAATGTTCCTCCTCGCAGCCTCAAGATCCTCTCCGTTCGCGAATCCAAAG CTCCGGCGGTTACTGGAGACTCATGGGATAAATCAGTCATCAACAGTGAGACCCCTGTCCTCGTTGAATTTTATGCGAGCTGGTGTGGGCCGTGTAGGATGGTGCACCAGGTGATTGATGAAATTGCGGCTGAATATGCTGGGGAGCTCAAGTGCTATGTGCTCAACACAGATGTTGATTTGCAGGTTGTTGAGGACTATGAAATTAAGGCTGTGCCTGTAGTTTTGCTGTTCAAGAATGGGAAGAAATGTGACTCTGTGGTTGGTACCATGCCGAAGGAGTTCTATGTTGCTGCCATTGAGAGGGTTCTGAAGTCCTAA